TTGGTCGCGCTTCAGGCGAAAGGAGGGGGACATGACGGTGATGGCGGCGACGGGGTAATGATACTCGTCGAGGATGGTGGCGGCGACACAGTGAATGCCTTCGAGTCCCTCGGCGATGTCAGTGGAGAAGCCTCGTTTGCGAGTTTTGGCGAGATCGGCTTCCAAGGCGCTGCGCGTGGCAAGAGTCGTCGGCGTGTATTGCTTGAGTTTCACGACGGCGAAAAATTTGTCGAGTTCAGCGGGCGGAAGATGCGCCAGAATCGCTTTGCCGGGCGCACAGGAATACATGGGCACTTGCAGGCCGACGGTACTGCTGACTTTGATCGGCTGGGAGGAGATGCACTGCTCCAGCACGGTCATTTTGTGATTGGCGCAGGCGAGGACCTGCGTGGTCTCGCCGGATTCATCGCGCAGCCATTTGAGGGACTCCAAAGCGCAGACGACGAGGCTTTTCTCGCGCACTTGAGGCCGGGAGAGATCGAAAAGCTTGTTCGTGAGAACGAAGCGTTTGTCGTCCTCGCGGCGCTGGAGGTAGCCGCGATTGTGGAGGGTGCCGGTGATGCGAAAGACGGAGTTCACCGGCAGATCAAGCTCGCGGGCGATCTCGGTGAGGCTCAGTCCGGCACGATGACGACCGAGGAGTTCGAGGATGGCCAGCGTGCGCTCGGTGCCTGGGGCGAGGGTGTCTTCGGTGGGAAGGATGGGGGCTTCTTTGAGCATTCTAGATTTAGAAACGATTCTGGATTTGGAAAACTATCGAGTAATCTTGGACTGACGGCTCATCGCATTTGCAATCCGGCCTCTCTCCCGCATTCTGCGCGGACATGAGCCAGGAAAATGACCTCACATTGCTCGGAAAATCGGAAAACCGCCTGCCGGCCTCGCCGGATGTGGCGGTGCTGGAGACCTTCCCGAACCGCACGCCCGGGCGGAACTACCGCATCCATTTGAGCGCGCCGGAATTCAGCTCGATCTGCCCCGTGACCGGCCAGCCGGATTCGGCGCACCTCGAAATCTACTACATCCCCGCCGAGAAGTGCGTGGAGACGAAGTCGCTGAAGTTTTACCTCGCCTCGTATCGCAATCACGCCGCCTTCAATGAGGCGATCGTGAATCGCGTGCTCGATGACATCGTGAAAGCCTGCGCACCAAAGCAGGTCGTGGTGCGTGGTAAATTTGGTGCCCGCGGTGGCATCCAACTCACCTGTGAGGCCCGTTTCCCTGATCTCGACGAAACGCTGCGCCTGCCGGAATGAAAACGCTGGTATTGCTTTCTGGCGGAATGGACTCCGTGACGGCGCTGCATTGGGCGCGGCAGGAGCATGAGGTCGTGGGTGCGGTGAGCTTTGATTACGGTGCCAAGCATAATCATCGCGAGATCCCGCTGGCGGCGTGGCATTGCGCGCAATCGGATGTGAAGCATGACATCATCGACCTGGACTTCGTGAACCGGCTGTTTGCCTCCGACTTGCTCAAAAGCGGCGGTGAAGTGCCTGATGGCCACTACGCGCATGAAACCATGAAGCAGACGGTGGTGCCGTTCCGCAACGGCATCATGCTCGCCATCGCCTGTGGCCTTGCCGAGAGCCGTGAGGCTGAGGCGCTCGTCATCGCGGCGCATGCGGGCGATCACACGATTTATCCCGACTGCCGAGAGCCGTTCATGCAAGGGATGGCCGCCGCGATGCGCGAAGGAACGTATGCGCGCCTCGAACTGCTGCGCCCGTTCATCCATCTCGACAAAGCGGGCATCGCAAAGCTTGGTGCGGCACTGGGAGTGGATTACGGCAAGACTTGGTCGTGCTACAAAGGCGGCGATTTGCACTGCGGGAAGTGCGGCACATGCGTGGAGCGCGTCGAGGCGTTTGCGCTCGCGGGATTGGATGATCCGACGATTTACGACGCGGGCGTTTGAGCCTCGGGCTGCACACGCCGGCGATGCGTGCGGACCATGTTCAAGTCCTTGAGCTTGCGTTGAAGCGTGCGGCGGCTCATGCCAAGCATCTCGGCGGCGACGGTGCGGTTGTTGCCGCTGCGCTGGAGGGCTTGGAGAATGAGCTGGTGCTCGACTTCGGTGATGTCGAGGTCGCTCTTGGGTTTGATAGACGGATCGGCGGGCAGAGCCGATGCAGCGTCTTTGGTGGGTATTAAAGAAGGCGCGCGCAGGCCGATGCCGAGGCCGTGCGGGTTGAGCAGGTAGGACGGCAGGTGTTTGAGCATCACGCGGTTGCTGTTGCTCATGACGACGCCGTGCTCGATGGCGGCGCGGAGTTCGCGGATGTTGCCGGGCCAGTCGTATTTCATCATCGCGGGCAAGGCGTCCTCGCCGAGCGGCTTGAAGGCCTTGCCGTTGGTTTTGGCGAGTTCTTTGAGGAAATGGTCGGCCAGCACGGGGATGTCGCCTTTTCGAACGCGCAGCGGTGGAAGCTGGATGGTGACGACGCGCAGCCGCCAGTAGAGATCTTCGCGGAATTTGCCTTCCTCGACCATCTTCGCGAGATCGCGGTTCGTGGCGGCGATGACACGGACGTTGATCTGGATTGGCTTGCTGCTGCCGACACGTTCGATGGTCTGCTCCCCGAGAGCGCGGAGCAGTTTGACCTGTGTGGAGGCGTCGATCTCGCCGATTTCATCGAGGAACAGCGTGCCGCCGTTTGCCTGCTCGAAGCGGCCGATGCGGCGCTCCTGAGCGCCGGTAAACGAGCCTTTTTCATGGCCGAACAGTTCGCTTTCGAGGATCTGCGGCGAGAGCGCGGCACAATGCACGGACACGATGTTCGCCTTGGGCCGGCCGCTGAGATTGTGAATGGCGCGGGCGACGAGTTCTTTGCCGGTGCCGCTTTCGCCTTCGATCAAGACAGTGGCGCGGGAAGGGGCGACTTGCTGGATGGTTTCGATGATGGGCTTCATCACCTCGGACTGGCCGAGGATGCCTTCGATGGAGAATTTGCGCTCGACCTGCTGCTTCAACGCGACGTTTTCGTGCTCCAAGGTGCGACTGCGGAGGGCACGTTTGATGAGAAGCTCCACTTCATCGAGATTGAGAGGCTTGGTGACGAAATGGTAGGCACCACGGCGCATCGCCTCCACCGCAGTGTCCACGCTGCCGTAGGCGGTCATCATGATGCACACGGGTGGCTTCGGCTGGGCGAGAGCGGCATCCAGTAGCTTCATGCCGTTGTCCTCGCCGAGACGCAGGTCGGTGAGCATGACGTCGATGCGGTCGTTTTGGAGGTATTCCATCGCCTCGGCGGCGTTGGAGGCGACGTAGCAGTCAAACTCGTCCTCCAGCGAGAGGCGCAGGCCATCGCGGGTGTGCTTTTCGTCATCGACGATGAGGACGGTGGCTTGGTCGTTCATGAGTGAAGGAATGGCTCACTATGAGAGGCGAAGCGCGTGGCGGCAAACCGTGAAGTGAAAATATTGTTGACTGATCGTCTAGTTGCGGATAAACCCTGCCACTCACACCTCAAACAAACCTTCATGGGACGCACCTCCACCGCCAAAGAACGCCTGATCGAAGCCGTGCTCGAATTGATCTGGACGGGCAGCTACGGCAGCACGTCAGTGGATCAGATTTGCGAGCGGGCAGGGGTGAAGAAAGGCAGTTTCTACCACTTTTTTGAGTCCAAGACCGAACTGGCGGTCACGGCCATCGATCATGGCTGGACGGAGCACCGCAAAAAGCTCGACGAGATGTTTTCGCCGGTCGTGCCACCGCTGGAGCGCATCTGGCAGTGCTTTCGTGATTTCACCGACGAACAGAGGGAATTGCAGGCAAAACACGGCCGCGTGCTCGGCTGCCCGATCCACACGCTCGGGGCTGAGATCAGCACGGTGGATGAAAAACTGCGGCAGAAACTGCAGGACATTTTGGGCCAGTTTGTGTGCTATTACGAGTCAGCGATCCGCGATGCACACGCTCAGGGCGTAATCCAGGCTCCTGACGCGCCTGCTCTGGCACGAATCCTGTTTGCCTATGGCGAGGGTCTGCTCGCGCAGGCACGCATCTGGAACGATCTCACGCACCTCGATTCGATGGAAGTCGGTGCCCGGCTCATCTTGGGCGTGAAGTCCTGATTCTGCCTCTCTTTTGCCCTCATTTTAAACCAACTGGTCAACTTTCACCCCAAAACCAACGCGCCCCGTGAAACCTCAAACCCTCCTCCCGTTCGTCCTGCTCCTCGCCGCCTGTGGCAAACCGCCTGAGGGCGGTCACGGCGGCGGCCAGATGCCTCCGGCACCGGTGACGCTCGCACCGGTCGAGCAGAAGGAACTCGTCGAGTGGGAGGAGTTCACGGGGCGCGTCGAGCCGGTGGAGTTGGTCGATCTCAAGCCACGCGTGTCCGGCTACATCACCGAAGTGCATTTCCAGGCCGGAGCGCTCGTGAAAAAGGGCGAGGTGCTGTTCACCATCGACCAGCGGCCGTTTGAAACGAAGTTGCGTGCCGCTAAGGCCGAGGTGCAGCGTGCCGAGGCCAATGCACAGGCGATGAAGCGCGAATTTGATCGCGTGAGAGCGTTGCTGGCCGCCAAGGCCATCGCCCCCGAGCAGGCAGAGTCGCGTGAGTCGATGAATTTGCAGGCGCAGGCCGGATTGGAAGCCGCGAAGGCCGCCGAGCACAGCGCCGAGATCGAATTCGAGCACAGTTCGGTCAAAGCGCCGATCAACGGCCGCATCAGCCGTGCGATCACGACCACGGGCAACTTTGTCACGGCGGGTACCACGCTGCTCACCACCATCGTCACCGTCGATCCCGTCTATGTGTACGCCGACATCGACGAAAACAGCCTCCTCAAGCTCCAGGCGCTGCAACGTGACAAGAAGATGTTCACCAACGGCGGCAAGCAGGTGCCGGTGGAACTCCAGCTCTCGAATGAAACCGGCTTCCCGCATCACGGCCACATCGAGTCCTTTGACAATCGCCTCGACGCCGGCACTGGCAGCATGGTTCTTCGCGCTGAATTTGCGAATAGCGACGGCGTTCTGACTCCCGGCCTGTTCGCTCGTATTCGCCTGCCGATGACTGGCAAATACGCTGCGCTGCTGGTCGATGAAAAAAGCATTCTCACCGACCAGGCGAATAAGTATGTGCTTGGCGTGGATGAATCGAAGACACCCGCGATGTCTGTTTACAAGCCGGTGGTGATCGGTCCGTCCGTTGAGGGCAAGCGCATCATCCGCAGCGGCCTCAAATTCGGCGACAAGATCATTGTGAACGGCCAGGCACGTCTGCCGCAGCCCGGAATGCCCGTGCAGCCGACCGAAGCTGCTCCGGCAAAGGAAACGGCGGCCAAGTAATCGCGAAGCGTCTTAAACCTCACTCGCTTCATGAACTTTTCCTCCTTCTTCATCACGCGTCCCATCTTCGCGGGCGTGTTGTCGCTGCTCATCTTCATTCTTGGCGCGATCTCATTGTTCCAGTTGCCGATTTCGGAGTATCCCGAAGTCGCACCGCCCACTGTGATAGTCACTGCGACATATCCCGGCGCGAATCCAAAGACTATCGCTGAAACTGTCGCTTCGCCCATTGAGCAGATTCTCAATGGCATCGAGAACATGCTCTACATGTCGTCACAGAGCACGGCGAACGGCGTGATGACACTCACTGTCACGTTCAAGATCGGCACGGAGCTCGATCTGGCGCAGGTGCAGGTGCAGAACCGTGTCTCGCAGGTGCTGCCGAAGCTGCCGGAGGAAGTGCGGCGCTTTGGCGTCACCACGGTGAAGTCTTCGCCGAACATGACGCTCGTTGTGCATCTGCTCTCGCCCAATGAGCGCTACGACGAGATTTACCTGCGCAACTACGCCACGCTGAATGTGAAGGACGAGCTTTCGCGACTCGGCGGCGTGGGCCAGGTCAATATCTTCGGTGGTGGTGACTACGCGATGCGCGTGTGGATTGATCCCGACAAAGCCGCCGCACGCGGCCTGACCTCCGGCGACATCGTGAACGCCATCCGCGAGCAAAACATCCAGGTCGCCGCCGGCACGATCGGTCAGCAGCCGGTCAAAGACGCCGCGTTTGAACTGACCGTGAATGCCAAAGGCCGCCTCATCAGCGAGGAGGAGTTTGACCAGATCATCGTCAAAACCGGTCCGAATGGCGAAAAGCTACGTCTCCGCGATGTCGCCCGCGCAGAGATGGGATCGGGCGATTATTCGCTGCGCAGCCTGCTCAATAACAAACGCGCCGTCGGCATGGGCGTTTTCCAGCTTCCGGGTGCGAACTCGCTCGCCGTCTCGCAGGCCGTGCGTGCCCGCATGACCGAGCTGAAGGCCAAAATGCCCGAGGGGGTCGATTACGCCATCGCTTACGACCCGACGGTGTTTGTCCAGAAATCCATCGACGCCGTCATCCACACGCTGATCGAGGCGCTGTTGCTCGTCGTGCTCGTCGTGATGATCTTCCTGCAAACCTGGCGTGCCTCCATCATCCCGCTGGCCGCAGTGCCGGTGTCGCTGATCGGCACCTTCGCGGTGATGCACGCGCTGGGCTTCTCCATCAACAATTTGTCGCTGTTCGGCATCGTGCTCGCCATCGGCATCGTCGTCGATGACGCCATCGTGGTCGTCGAGAACGTCGAGCGCAACATCCGCAACGGACTCAAGCCCATGGCGGCCACGCAGCAGGCCATGAAGGAGGTCACCGGTCCCATCGTGGCGACTGCGCTCGTGCTGTGCGCCGTCTTCATCCCCACCGCATTCATCAGCGGTCTCAGCGGCCAGTTTTACAAGCAGTTCGCCGTCACGATTGCCATCTCGACGGTGATCTCAGCCATCAATTCGCTCACGCTCAGCCCCGCGCTCTCCGCGCTGCTGCTGAAAGATCATCAGGCGAAGAAGGACATCATCTCCCGCATCATTGACGCGCTGTTCGGCTGGTTTTTCCGGCCCTTTAACCGCTTCTTTGAATGGTCGTCGAATGTGTATGTCGGTCTCGTGAAACGCATCATCCGCTTTAGCTTCGTCGCACTCGTCATCTACGGCGGACTCGTCTGGGCGACGTGGAAGGGATTCGAAATCGTGCCCCAAGGCTTCGTGCCGGGCCAGGACAAACAATACCTCGTCGGCTTCGCGCAATTGCCCGAAGGCTCCTCGCTTGATCGCACCGACGATGTCATGCGCCGCATGTCGCAGATCGCCATGAATCATCCCGGCGTGAAGGACGCCATCGCCTTCCCCGGCCTCTCGATCCAGGGTTTCACCATCAGCCCGAACGCCGGCATCGTTTTCGTCAGCCTCGATGAATTCGAGAAACGCAAGTCGCCCGAATTGAGCGGCGGTGCCATCGCTGGTGCGCTCAACGGCAAATTCATGGCAATTCAGGACGCCATGGTGATGATGTTCCCGCCACCACCCGTCAATGGCATCGGCACCACTGGCGGCTTCAAGCTCATGGTCGAGGATCGCGGCAATCAAGGCTACGCGGCGTTGTATCAGGCCACGCAGAAGCTTGTCGGCGCGGCGTATGGCAGTGGCAAACTCACGCAGGTCTATTCCGGCTACACCGTGAACGTCCCGCAGCTCGAAGCCGACGTGGATCGTGAAAAAGCCAAGATGCAGGGCGTGCCGCTCGCCAATTTGTTTGAGACGCTGCAAATCAATCTTGGCAGCCTTTATGTGAACGACTTCAACCGCTTTGGCCGCACCTATCAGGTCGTCGCGCAGGCCGAGCCGCAGTTCCGTGACGACG
The Prosthecobacter sp. genome window above contains:
- a CDS encoding IclR family transcriptional regulator; this encodes MLKEAPILPTEDTLAPGTERTLAILELLGRHRAGLSLTEIARELDLPVNSVFRITGTLHNRGYLQRREDDKRFVLTNKLFDLSRPQVREKSLVVCALESLKWLRDESGETTQVLACANHKMTVLEQCISSQPIKVSSTVGLQVPMYSCAPGKAILAHLPPAELDKFFAVVKLKQYTPTTLATRSALEADLAKTRKRGFSTDIAEGLEGIHCVAATILDEYHYPVAAITVMSPSFRLKRDQFEKAGRMCIEAAENITRRLLA
- the queF gene encoding preQ(1) synthase, which codes for MSQENDLTLLGKSENRLPASPDVAVLETFPNRTPGRNYRIHLSAPEFSSICPVTGQPDSAHLEIYYIPAEKCVETKSLKFYLASYRNHAAFNEAIVNRVLDDIVKACAPKQVVVRGKFGARGGIQLTCEARFPDLDETLRLPE
- the queC gene encoding 7-cyano-7-deazaguanine synthase QueC; this translates as MKTLVLLSGGMDSVTALHWARQEHEVVGAVSFDYGAKHNHREIPLAAWHCAQSDVKHDIIDLDFVNRLFASDLLKSGGEVPDGHYAHETMKQTVVPFRNGIMLAIACGLAESREAEALVIAAHAGDHTIYPDCREPFMQGMAAAMREGTYARLELLRPFIHLDKAGIAKLGAALGVDYGKTWSCYKGGDLHCGKCGTCVERVEAFALAGLDDPTIYDAGV
- a CDS encoding sigma-54 dependent transcriptional regulator, whose protein sequence is MNDQATVLIVDDEKHTRDGLRLSLEDEFDCYVASNAAEAMEYLQNDRIDVMLTDLRLGEDNGMKLLDAALAQPKPPVCIMMTAYGSVDTAVEAMRRGAYHFVTKPLNLDEVELLIKRALRSRTLEHENVALKQQVERKFSIEGILGQSEVMKPIIETIQQVAPSRATVLIEGESGTGKELVARAIHNLSGRPKANIVSVHCAALSPQILESELFGHEKGSFTGAQERRIGRFEQANGGTLFLDEIGEIDASTQVKLLRALGEQTIERVGSSKPIQINVRVIAATNRDLAKMVEEGKFREDLYWRLRVVTIQLPPLRVRKGDIPVLADHFLKELAKTNGKAFKPLGEDALPAMMKYDWPGNIRELRAAIEHGVVMSNSNRVMLKHLPSYLLNPHGLGIGLRAPSLIPTKDAASALPADPSIKPKSDLDITEVEHQLILQALQRSGNNRTVAAEMLGMSRRTLQRKLKDLNMVRTHRRRVQPEAQTPAS
- a CDS encoding TetR/AcrR family transcriptional regulator, giving the protein MGRTSTAKERLIEAVLELIWTGSYGSTSVDQICERAGVKKGSFYHFFESKTELAVTAIDHGWTEHRKKLDEMFSPVVPPLERIWQCFRDFTDEQRELQAKHGRVLGCPIHTLGAEISTVDEKLRQKLQDILGQFVCYYESAIRDAHAQGVIQAPDAPALARILFAYGEGLLAQARIWNDLTHLDSMEVGARLILGVKS
- a CDS encoding efflux RND transporter periplasmic adaptor subunit, coding for MKPQTLLPFVLLLAACGKPPEGGHGGGQMPPAPVTLAPVEQKELVEWEEFTGRVEPVELVDLKPRVSGYITEVHFQAGALVKKGEVLFTIDQRPFETKLRAAKAEVQRAEANAQAMKREFDRVRALLAAKAIAPEQAESRESMNLQAQAGLEAAKAAEHSAEIEFEHSSVKAPINGRISRAITTTGNFVTAGTTLLTTIVTVDPVYVYADIDENSLLKLQALQRDKKMFTNGGKQVPVELQLSNETGFPHHGHIESFDNRLDAGTGSMVLRAEFANSDGVLTPGLFARIRLPMTGKYAALLVDEKSILTDQANKYVLGVDESKTPAMSVYKPVVIGPSVEGKRIIRSGLKFGDKIIVNGQARLPQPGMPVQPTEAAPAKETAAK
- a CDS encoding multidrug efflux RND transporter permease subunit, which translates into the protein MNFSSFFITRPIFAGVLSLLIFILGAISLFQLPISEYPEVAPPTVIVTATYPGANPKTIAETVASPIEQILNGIENMLYMSSQSTANGVMTLTVTFKIGTELDLAQVQVQNRVSQVLPKLPEEVRRFGVTTVKSSPNMTLVVHLLSPNERYDEIYLRNYATLNVKDELSRLGGVGQVNIFGGGDYAMRVWIDPDKAAARGLTSGDIVNAIREQNIQVAAGTIGQQPVKDAAFELTVNAKGRLISEEEFDQIIVKTGPNGEKLRLRDVARAEMGSGDYSLRSLLNNKRAVGMGVFQLPGANSLAVSQAVRARMTELKAKMPEGVDYAIAYDPTVFVQKSIDAVIHTLIEALLLVVLVVMIFLQTWRASIIPLAAVPVSLIGTFAVMHALGFSINNLSLFGIVLAIGIVVDDAIVVVENVERNIRNGLKPMAATQQAMKEVTGPIVATALVLCAVFIPTAFISGLSGQFYKQFAVTIAISTVISAINSLTLSPALSALLLKDHQAKKDIISRIIDALFGWFFRPFNRFFEWSSNVYVGLVKRIIRFSFVALVIYGGLVWATWKGFEIVPQGFVPGQDKQYLVGFAQLPEGSSLDRTDDVMRRMSQIAMNHPGVKDAIAFPGLSIQGFTISPNAGIVFVSLDEFEKRKSPELSGGAIAGALNGKFMAIQDAMVMMFPPPPVNGIGTTGGFKLMVEDRGNQGYAALYQATQKLVGAAYGSGKLTQVYSGYTVNVPQLEADVDREKAKMQGVPLANLFETLQINLGSLYVNDFNRFGRTYQVVAQAEPQFRDDASDITRLKTRNAAGDMVSIGSLVKVNEGFGPDRVTHYNGYLAADLNGAPLPPLSSGQAEELIAGLAKDALPGGFEFEWTDLTYQKIIAGNTAIFIYPLCILLVFMVLAAQYESLRLPLAIILIVPLCLLFALAGVYLTNGDNNIFTQIGFIVLIGLACKNAILIVEFAKEKFDHGLSPFEAALEACRLRLRPILMTSIAFIAGVYPLVVSTGAGAEMRRAMGTAVFAGMIGVTFLGLFFTPVFYVLVMKLGRQKKAANADELPAAALPTPH